In a genomic window of Corynebacterium coyleae:
- a CDS encoding TIGR03089 family protein, whose translation MSMLAPLLAADPASPRFTIYDDARGLRMDFSAQTLDNWASKVANMLDEEFDLPLDASIVIDLPVSWQAAVIAVGTFNSSRAPLIDDHPTAPDIVFTTPERAENWTDATECVLVSDDPFGRGVEEAGGTIPPGTVDFGPTVRFYGDDYFGNSPDLSTFAQPGVEAERYLAPDWRGTDDFTMSVMVPLAAGGSVVVVTGSVSDERLQEISAAENVTRRIQ comes from the coding sequence ATGAGCATGCTTGCCCCACTTCTCGCCGCAGATCCCGCATCCCCGCGCTTCACCATTTACGACGATGCGCGGGGATTACGCATGGATTTCTCCGCCCAAACGCTGGACAACTGGGCCAGCAAAGTAGCCAACATGCTCGACGAGGAATTCGACCTCCCCCTCGACGCGAGCATCGTCATCGACCTGCCCGTCTCCTGGCAGGCTGCGGTGATTGCGGTGGGCACGTTCAACTCTTCGCGCGCTCCGCTAATCGACGACCACCCCACCGCCCCCGATATCGTCTTCACCACCCCGGAACGCGCCGAAAACTGGACCGACGCCACCGAGTGCGTCCTTGTCTCCGACGACCCGTTCGGCCGCGGCGTCGAGGAAGCCGGTGGCACCATCCCGCCCGGCACCGTGGACTTCGGCCCCACCGTGCGCTTCTACGGCGACGACTACTTCGGCAACAGCCCAGACCTGTCCACCTTCGCCCAGCCAGGCGTTGAGGCCGAACGCTACCTCGCCCCAGATTGGCGTGGCACCGATGACTTCACGATGTCGGTGATGGTACCGCTGGCCGCTGGTGGATCCGTGGTCGTCGTCACGGGTTCGGTATCCGATGAACGGCTCCAGGAGATCTCCGCCGCTGAGAACGTCACGCGCCGTATCCAGTAG
- a CDS encoding AbgT family transporter produces the protein MDRLLGTIESVGNKLPEPFTLFLILFLITAVISTVMAYFGAEVAVPGEDESVKIKGFFTGEGLAWFTTTLGQNYLGFPPLVTVLPIMLAVGVSERSGMLSALIRKLFGSANRSVLPYAVGIIGVTGSIMADAAFVVIPPLAAMVFKAAGRHPVAGLLGGFAAVGAGYSTALVPTSLDALFAGITNAVMETLPSMDATEVNPVSNYYFNIAASIILGLACGFIIDRILEPRMHKLDVPQEMVEGDDGMNRDADGNEISVELTKPERRGLMWAGVATLIVTAIILFAVLIPDSPWRNEEGGFLPKSPLLQSIVFIVFTYFMVLGIVYGKVAGTVKNIKDVVDMMTKAMGDMLGFLVLAFILGQFISLFSWSGIGTFSAVKGAEMLEAAGITGFAAILAFIILASCLNLLVISGSAMWTLMAAVFVPMFALIGFEPAFTQAAFRVGDSATQIITPLNPYIIVILTLLRRYEPNAGLGTLMSRLIVFVVPFWVSWAALLFIWYIFDLPLGPGAAIFL, from the coding sequence ATGGATCGCCTCCTCGGCACCATCGAGTCGGTAGGCAACAAACTTCCGGAGCCGTTCACGCTCTTCCTCATCCTGTTCCTCATCACCGCGGTGATCTCCACCGTGATGGCGTACTTCGGGGCCGAAGTCGCAGTGCCCGGCGAGGACGAAAGTGTGAAGATCAAGGGCTTCTTCACCGGTGAAGGCCTGGCCTGGTTCACCACTACCCTCGGCCAGAACTACCTCGGCTTCCCGCCACTGGTCACGGTCCTGCCAATCATGCTCGCCGTGGGCGTTTCCGAGCGCTCCGGCATGCTCTCCGCGCTCATCCGCAAGCTCTTCGGCTCCGCTAACCGCTCGGTTCTGCCGTACGCGGTTGGCATCATTGGCGTGACCGGCTCGATCATGGCGGACGCCGCGTTCGTGGTCATCCCGCCGCTGGCCGCGATGGTGTTCAAGGCCGCTGGCCGCCACCCGGTCGCAGGCCTGCTCGGTGGTTTCGCCGCCGTCGGCGCTGGCTACTCCACCGCACTGGTGCCAACGTCGCTGGACGCCCTGTTCGCCGGCATCACCAACGCCGTGATGGAAACCCTGCCGAGCATGGACGCCACCGAGGTCAACCCGGTGTCCAACTACTACTTCAACATCGCCGCCTCCATCATCCTGGGCCTAGCGTGTGGCTTCATCATCGACAGGATCCTCGAGCCCCGCATGCACAAACTCGACGTCCCCCAGGAGATGGTCGAGGGCGACGACGGCATGAACCGCGACGCCGACGGCAACGAGATCTCCGTCGAACTGACCAAGCCGGAACGCCGCGGCCTGATGTGGGCGGGCGTCGCCACGCTTATCGTCACGGCAATCATCCTGTTCGCAGTACTCATCCCGGATTCCCCGTGGCGCAACGAAGAAGGTGGCTTCCTGCCGAAATCCCCGCTGCTGCAGTCGATCGTGTTCATCGTCTTCACCTACTTCATGGTCCTCGGCATCGTCTACGGCAAGGTCGCCGGCACAGTAAAGAACATCAAGGACGTCGTGGACATGATGACCAAGGCGATGGGCGACATGCTCGGCTTCCTCGTTCTCGCGTTCATCCTCGGCCAGTTCATCTCCCTGTTTAGCTGGTCCGGCATCGGCACCTTCTCCGCCGTCAAGGGCGCAGAGATGCTCGAGGCGGCTGGCATCACCGGCTTCGCGGCCATCCTCGCGTTCATCATCCTGGCGTCGTGCCTGAACCTGTTGGTTATTTCCGGCTCCGCGATGTGGACCCTGATGGCGGCCGTGTTCGTCCCAATGTTCGCCCTGATCGGCTTCGAGCCCGCCTTCACGCAGGCTGCGTTCCGTGTCGGCGACTCCGCTACCCAGATCATCACCCCGCTGAACCCGTACATCATCGTGATCCTGACGTTGCTTCGTCGATACGAGCCCAACGCGGGTCTGGGCACGCTGATGTCGCGCCTGATCGTGTTCGTGGTTCCGTTCTGGGTGTCCTGGGCTGCCCTGCTGTTCATCTGGTACATCTTCGACCTGCCACTCGGCCCCGGCGCTGCCATCTTCCTGTAG